A window from Thermoanaerobaculales bacterium encodes these proteins:
- a CDS encoding S9 family peptidase, translating into MAISRVRSAVAAAILALLLGPSCGAAGEFPTLDDLFGSDRFDDTAPDLVLWLPDGGGFLFRDTRDGRLGLFRHDVASGTDERIADWEALLGDLHRRRGGYVKPAMDDVNTHPGSGTSPTLGPDGRHLVGVTAGDLYLLELASGTARFLTEGAAPERFASFSPDGRQVAFVRDGDLYRLELESGLEHRLTDRAGSTTLLNGAADWAYEEELGVARSFWWSPGSDRILFVQYDTSPIPAFPITDELDAVAGVEWQRYPKAGDPNSIVRLGVVAAADGAIRWIPTGVGDGYLARAGWMPGGREVWFEVLDRDQTRLELRAAVPGESSSRLLLADESPDWVNVRDDLSFVGDDRFVWSSERDGWRHLYLYGVDGRLIRRLTAGRWQVEAVCGLDGDRTGVVFRATAEDPRERHIYRVGLDGGEPQLLTPGPGTHEALLAPDGRHLLDTFSSLSQPPRLELYTVKGRHLRTIDDGTIPALEGVDLVLPELGTVTADDGQLLYSWMFRPPGFDPAKRYPALVYVYGGPGAQSVVNEWGGTRLLYQMLLARRGLVVFTVDNRGSWGRGHAFEAAVHRRLGVFELADQLAGVRFLERQPWIDPERIGVYGGSYGGYMALMAMNKAPEHFAAGIAYAPVTDWRLYDSIYTERYMDRPEDNPDGYRDGSPVHFAAGLDGALLICHGLSDNNVHLQHTAQMAEQYQRAGKLFDLMVYPRVRHLIRTSHRRLHFHQLKTEFLERHLIQGGPRG; encoded by the coding sequence ATGGCGATCTCGAGGGTGCGCTCGGCGGTCGCGGCCGCCATCCTGGCCCTGCTCCTGGGGCCGTCCTGCGGAGCGGCCGGTGAGTTTCCGACGCTCGACGACTTGTTCGGCTCCGACCGCTTTGACGACACCGCGCCGGATCTCGTGCTGTGGCTTCCGGACGGCGGCGGTTTTCTGTTCCGCGACACGCGCGACGGGCGGCTCGGGCTTTTCCGGCACGACGTGGCGAGCGGCACCGACGAGCGCATCGCCGACTGGGAAGCGCTGCTCGGCGACCTCCACCGGCGCCGGGGCGGCTACGTCAAGCCCGCGATGGACGACGTCAACACCCACCCCGGCAGCGGCACGTCACCGACCCTCGGCCCGGATGGGCGCCACCTGGTGGGGGTCACCGCCGGCGACCTCTACCTGCTCGAGCTGGCTTCCGGCACCGCCCGCTTCCTCACCGAGGGCGCGGCGCCGGAGCGCTTCGCCAGCTTCAGCCCGGACGGGCGCCAGGTCGCCTTCGTGCGCGACGGCGACCTCTACCGGCTGGAGCTGGAGTCCGGCCTCGAGCACCGGCTGACCGATCGGGCGGGAAGCACGACGCTCCTCAACGGCGCTGCGGACTGGGCGTACGAGGAGGAGCTCGGGGTCGCGCGCTCGTTCTGGTGGTCCCCCGGGAGCGACCGCATCCTGTTCGTGCAGTACGACACCTCCCCGATCCCCGCCTTCCCGATCACCGACGAGCTCGATGCGGTCGCCGGAGTGGAGTGGCAGCGCTACCCGAAGGCCGGCGATCCGAACTCGATCGTCCGCCTCGGCGTCGTCGCCGCGGCGGACGGCGCGATCCGTTGGATCCCGACCGGGGTCGGCGACGGCTACCTGGCCCGCGCCGGCTGGATGCCGGGCGGCCGCGAGGTGTGGTTCGAGGTGCTCGACCGCGACCAGACCCGGCTCGAGCTGCGCGCCGCCGTTCCCGGCGAGAGCTCGTCCCGCCTCCTGCTGGCCGACGAGAGCCCGGACTGGGTCAACGTGCGCGACGACCTCAGCTTCGTCGGTGACGACCGCTTCGTCTGGTCGTCGGAGCGCGACGGCTGGCGTCACCTCTACCTGTACGGCGTTGACGGCCGGCTGATCCGGCGGCTGACCGCTGGCCGCTGGCAGGTCGAGGCGGTGTGCGGGCTCGACGGCGACCGGACCGGGGTCGTCTTCCGAGCCACCGCCGAGGACCCGCGCGAGCGGCACATCTACCGGGTCGGGCTCGACGGCGGCGAGCCGCAGCTGCTGACGCCGGGCCCCGGCACCCATGAGGCGCTGCTCGCCCCGGACGGCCGCCATCTGCTCGACACCTTCTCGAGCCTCTCGCAGCCGCCGCGGCTCGAGCTCTACACGGTCAAGGGGCGCCATCTGCGCACGATCGACGACGGCACGATTCCCGCGCTCGAAGGGGTCGACCTCGTGCTCCCCGAGCTGGGGACCGTCACCGCCGACGACGGCCAGCTCCTCTACTCCTGGATGTTCCGCCCGCCGGGCTTCGATCCCGCGAAGAGGTATCCGGCGCTGGTCTACGTTTACGGCGGGCCCGGCGCCCAGTCGGTGGTGAACGAGTGGGGTGGCACCCGGCTGCTCTACCAGATGCTGCTGGCGCGCAGGGGGCTGGTTGTGTTCACCGTCGACAACCGGGGGTCTTGGGGCCGCGGCCACGCCTTCGAGGCGGCCGTCCACCGCAGGCTCGGGGTGTTCGAGCTCGCCGACCAGCTCGCGGGGGTCCGCTTCCTCGAGCGCCAGCCGTGGATCGATCCCGAGCGGATCGGCGTCTACGGCGGCAGCTACGGCGGCTACATGGCGCTGATGGCGATGAACAAGGCGCCCGAGCACTTCGCCGCCGGCATCGCCTACGCGCCGGTCACCGACTGGCGGCTCTATGACTCGATCTACACCGAGCGCTACATGGACCGGCCAGAGGACAACCCCGACGGCTACCGGGACGGCTCGCCGGTCCACTTCGCCGCCGGCCTCGACGGTGCGCTCCTCATCTGCCACGGGTTGTCGGACAACAACGTCCACCTCCAGCACACGGCGCAGATGGCCGAGCAGTACCAGCGAGCCGGCAAGCTGTTCGACCTGATGGTCTACCCGCGGGTCCGCCACCTGATCCGGACCTCGCATCGCCGGCTGCACTTCCACCAGCTCAAGACCGAGTTCCTCGAGCGCCACCTCATCCAGGGCGGCCCACGCGGTTGA
- a CDS encoding EAL domain-containing protein, translating into MRRRDWEQPVRVLAVEDSPEDAALVRSVLVGGAGLRFELTVRDRLQAGLDHLEREAVDIVLLDFSLPDSKGLDTFRRVNAEHPEVPIIVLTSLEDDAVAVQAVAEGAQDYLPKRYLDGRLLTRSIRYALERHRSEEALRESEERYALAIRGANDGLWDWNLSSGTLYLSPRWKMMLGYGIYEVGERPDDWFRKVHPDDVDELRSALQAHFEGDDEHFEHEHRMITRGGEIRWMLTRGVAVRNEDGKVIRMAGSLTDVTARKSAEQQLVYDAFHDGLTGLANRALFIDRLGVVLAARRRQPHFRFAVLFLDLDRFKNINDSLGHTTGDKLLQDIARRIERTLRPGDTIARLGGDEFAILLSHVDDLGDAVRVAERIQEIISTSVVISPHEVYVTASIGIALSSEETRGPEDILRDADIAMYRAKAAGRSRYEVFDSEMHRHAVRLLALETELRRAIEREDFVMHYQPIVALATGRIVGFEGLVRWNHPERGLIAPSHFIGLAEETGLIVPLCWYTLRECCGQASRWQAMFPQEPPLFISVNVSGKLFMQPDAVERLVGILDVSELPPGSLRLEVTENVVVDHGDEVMAKLTRLRALGVQLSIDDFGTGYSSLSYLQRFQYDSLKIDRSFVSTMGLTRDSRNIVKTILNLADDLGIGVVAEGVETEEQAIRLRQMECPLGQGFWFARPLNHDAATELIAAPPRWYGGPLGPPGVAQ; encoded by the coding sequence GTGAGGCGGCGCGACTGGGAGCAGCCGGTCCGCGTGCTGGCGGTGGAGGACAGCCCGGAGGACGCGGCGCTGGTGCGCAGCGTTCTCGTCGGTGGGGCCGGCCTGCGCTTCGAGCTCACCGTTCGCGACCGTCTGCAGGCCGGGCTCGACCACCTGGAGCGCGAGGCCGTCGACATCGTCCTGCTCGACTTCTCGCTGCCCGACAGCAAGGGGCTCGACACCTTCCGGCGCGTCAATGCCGAGCATCCGGAGGTGCCGATCATCGTGCTGACCAGCCTCGAGGACGACGCCGTGGCGGTGCAGGCGGTCGCCGAGGGCGCGCAGGACTACCTTCCCAAGCGTTATCTGGACGGCAGATTGCTGACGCGCTCCATCCGCTACGCGCTGGAGAGGCACCGCAGCGAGGAGGCGCTCCGCGAGAGCGAGGAGCGCTACGCACTGGCGATTCGGGGCGCCAACGACGGCCTCTGGGACTGGAACCTCTCCTCCGGCACGCTGTACCTGTCGCCGCGGTGGAAGATGATGCTGGGCTACGGCATCTACGAGGTCGGTGAGCGGCCGGACGACTGGTTCCGGAAGGTCCATCCCGACGACGTCGACGAGCTGCGCTCGGCGCTGCAGGCGCACTTCGAAGGCGACGACGAGCACTTCGAGCACGAGCACCGGATGATCACTCGGGGCGGCGAGATCCGCTGGATGCTGACCCGGGGGGTCGCCGTCCGCAACGAGGACGGGAAGGTCATTCGGATGGCCGGGTCGCTCACCGACGTCACCGCGCGCAAGTCGGCGGAGCAGCAGCTGGTCTACGACGCGTTCCACGACGGGCTCACCGGGCTCGCCAACCGCGCGCTGTTCATCGACCGGCTGGGCGTGGTGCTGGCCGCCCGCCGCCGCCAGCCCCACTTCCGTTTCGCGGTCCTGTTCCTCGACCTGGACCGGTTCAAGAACATCAACGACAGCCTCGGCCATACCACGGGCGACAAGCTGCTCCAGGACATCGCGCGGCGGATCGAGCGGACGCTGCGGCCCGGCGACACCATCGCCCGGCTCGGCGGCGACGAGTTCGCGATCCTGCTCAGCCACGTCGATGACCTCGGCGACGCTGTCCGGGTCGCCGAGCGGATCCAGGAGATCATCTCGACCTCCGTCGTGATCAGCCCCCACGAGGTGTATGTCACCGCGAGCATCGGCATTGCGCTGTCGAGCGAGGAGACGCGCGGGCCGGAGGACATCCTCCGCGACGCGGACATCGCGATGTACCGCGCGAAGGCTGCCGGCCGTTCGCGCTACGAGGTCTTCGACTCCGAGATGCACCGCCACGCGGTCCGGCTGCTCGCGCTCGAGACCGAGCTGCGGCGGGCGATCGAGCGCGAGGACTTCGTGATGCACTACCAGCCGATCGTGGCCCTCGCCACCGGCCGCATCGTCGGCTTCGAGGGCCTGGTGCGCTGGAACCACCCGGAGCGCGGGCTGATCGCCCCATCCCACTTCATCGGCCTTGCCGAGGAGACCGGCCTCATCGTCCCGCTGTGCTGGTACACGCTGCGCGAGTGCTGCGGGCAGGCCAGCCGGTGGCAGGCGATGTTCCCGCAGGAGCCGCCGCTGTTCATCAGCGTCAACGTGTCGGGCAAGCTGTTCATGCAGCCCGACGCGGTGGAGCGGCTGGTCGGGATCCTCGACGTGAGCGAGCTGCCGCCGGGGAGCCTGCGGCTGGAGGTGACGGAGAACGTCGTCGTCGACCACGGCGACGAGGTCATGGCCAAGCTCACCCGGCTGCGCGCGCTCGGGGTGCAGCTCAGCATCGACGACTTCGGCACCGGCTACTCCTCGCTGAGCTACCTGCAGCGCTTCCAGTACGACTCGCTCAAGATCGACCGCTCGTTCGTCAGCACCATGGGGCTCACCAGGGACTCCAGGAACATCGTCAAGACCATCCTCAACCTCGCCGACGATCTCGGCATCGGGGTCGTGGCCGAGGGGGTCGAAACCGAGGAGCAGGCGATCCGGCTCCGGCAGATGGAGTGTCCGCTCGGCCAGGGCTTCTGGTTCGCGAGACCGCTCAACCACGACGCCGCGACCGAGCTGATCGCCGCGCCGCCACGCTGGTACGGCGGCCCGCTCGGGCCTCCCGGCGTCGCCCAGTAG
- a CDS encoding ATP-binding protein codes for MNLLPPILLVDANPADRELASLVLNGAFGEVAVEPIGDASALTRALTARRYGLVITELELGWIGGTDVVRLVRELDPDCAVILFTRLLTAELVDEAIRLGVDAYVSKDSAGYTRLPFAVRSALYRARRRAMENAREAPYRRVFEDLPVGIFVATSDGEILEANAALARLLAFESPEELTRRSLRHFFVQEGAAERWRSTLEKAGSIEGFEAELRKADGEPVRVRLRTSFVEGEVARVRQLLGMAEAIPAGSAEREGAALRAVTGTSRDELEQMAYVVSHDLQQPLNVVGRFLDLLADRESEKLTATGREYLEHAMNGAANLQRMMDAMLRYARVNTAEQRFELIDLNRVRDRVEETLDSEISDLGAEVTSDELPLVMADETQMEQLLQNLLSNALKFHGTEPPKIHIGVDEKADGWTLSFRDNGIGIAPADSERIFQMFQRLHTQEEYPGTGIGLAVCKKIVDRHGGRIWVESTAGRGATFHVSLPKSSPVGGGGGR; via the coding sequence ATGAACCTGCTACCGCCGATCCTCCTCGTCGACGCCAACCCGGCGGACCGTGAGCTCGCGTCGCTGGTGCTCAACGGTGCGTTCGGCGAGGTCGCGGTCGAGCCGATCGGCGATGCCAGCGCGCTCACCCGGGCGCTCACCGCGCGCCGTTACGGGCTCGTCATCACCGAGCTCGAGCTCGGCTGGATCGGCGGCACCGACGTCGTCCGCCTGGTGCGAGAGCTCGATCCCGACTGCGCGGTGATCCTGTTCACGCGGCTCCTCACCGCGGAGCTGGTGGACGAGGCGATCCGGCTCGGCGTCGACGCCTACGTGTCGAAGGACAGCGCCGGCTACACGCGATTGCCGTTCGCGGTCCGCAGCGCCCTCTACCGGGCTCGCCGGCGGGCGATGGAGAATGCGCGAGAGGCGCCGTACCGCAGGGTGTTCGAGGATCTCCCGGTCGGGATCTTCGTGGCCACCAGCGACGGCGAGATCCTGGAGGCGAACGCCGCCCTCGCGCGCTTGCTGGCGTTCGAGTCGCCCGAGGAGCTGACGCGGCGCTCGCTGCGGCACTTCTTCGTGCAGGAGGGGGCCGCCGAGCGCTGGCGGTCGACCCTCGAGAAGGCCGGCTCGATCGAGGGCTTCGAGGCCGAGCTCCGCAAGGCTGACGGCGAGCCGGTCCGGGTCCGCCTGCGGACGTCCTTCGTCGAGGGTGAGGTCGCCCGGGTGCGCCAGCTGCTGGGCATGGCGGAGGCCATTCCGGCGGGGTCGGCCGAGCGCGAGGGCGCGGCGCTGCGCGCGGTCACCGGCACGTCCCGCGACGAGCTCGAGCAGATGGCGTACGTCGTGTCGCACGACCTGCAGCAGCCCCTCAACGTCGTCGGCCGCTTCCTGGACCTCCTCGCCGACCGGGAATCGGAGAAGCTGACCGCCACCGGACGGGAGTACCTCGAGCATGCGATGAACGGCGCCGCGAACCTGCAACGGATGATGGACGCGATGCTGCGGTACGCGCGGGTCAACACCGCGGAGCAGCGGTTCGAGCTGATCGACCTCAACCGCGTCCGCGACCGCGTCGAGGAGACCCTCGACAGCGAGATCTCGGACCTCGGCGCCGAGGTCACCTCCGACGAGCTGCCGCTGGTGATGGCCGACGAGACGCAGATGGAGCAGCTGCTCCAGAACCTGCTGTCCAACGCCTTGAAGTTCCACGGCACCGAGCCGCCGAAGATCCACATCGGAGTCGACGAGAAGGCCGACGGGTGGACGCTGAGCTTCCGCGACAACGGCATCGGGATCGCTCCCGCGGACTCGGAGCGCATCTTCCAGATGTTCCAGCGGCTGCACACGCAGGAGGAGTATCCGGGGACCGGGATCGGGCTCGCCGTCTGCAAGAAGATCGTCGACCGGCATGGCGGCAGGATCTGGGTGGAGTCAACGGCCGGGCGCGGGGCGACCTTCCACGTCTCGCTTCCGAAGAGCTCCCCGGTCGGTGGCGGGGGTGGCCGGTGA
- a CDS encoding polymer-forming cytoskeletal protein, which yields MWKKGDSEETGVPDSGPPRPAPGPSGADRSPRGTREAAVIGPSITIRGDVTGDEDLTIQGRIEGTVMLKQHNVSIGPEGKVDASIHGRAVTVEGEVKGDLHGEEQVVLKRTARVQGNIQAPRVTVEDGARFRGGIDMGEPAMAPGGERPAAARREPAKPVEAAVRPGASSAVGTTRT from the coding sequence ATGTGGAAGAAGGGTGACAGCGAGGAGACGGGCGTCCCCGACAGCGGTCCGCCGCGACCAGCTCCGGGGCCATCGGGCGCTGACCGGTCGCCGCGTGGCACTCGCGAGGCTGCGGTCATCGGCCCCTCGATCACGATCCGCGGCGACGTGACTGGCGACGAGGACCTGACGATCCAGGGCCGCATCGAGGGCACGGTGATGCTCAAGCAGCACAATGTGTCCATCGGCCCCGAGGGCAAGGTCGACGCGAGCATCCACGGGCGCGCGGTGACGGTCGAGGGCGAGGTCAAGGGCGACCTCCACGGCGAGGAGCAGGTCGTGCTCAAGAGGACCGCCCGGGTGCAGGGGAACATCCAGGCGCCCCGGGTGACGGTCGAGGACGGCGCTCGCTTCCGCGGTGGCATCGACATGGGAGAGCCCGCGATGGCGCCGGGCGGAGAACGACCCGCTGCGGCGCGGCGGGAGCCGGCCAAACCGGTGGAGGCGGCGGTGCGCCCCGGCGCCAGCTCCGCGGTCGGCACCACCAGGACGTGA
- a CDS encoding DUF4388 domain-containing protein produces the protein MALAGKLEDVQPAEILQFLAMSEKTGKLTFTTGTEEGLIVFRRGRIVYAASSSVRETFGSIAIGFGLVDPGQLNQALLLQHRSRIDKRLGSILVELGVLTTDDLQRVLQHQVMQVLHEMFAWDHGFFRFRSLELEDSGEVEVDARDLLVDTPLDARSVALDAARLRDEEDRDAGATRPRAAGRLGSVETPDLEAPLHASVGALMGDVAAPLVTAEAVREIFEVAAKVFSRGVVLAVHGHSMRGLAQFGLADGDDPPSQRVRRLWLPVDGPSVAAHVVATGDAFRGAPERNRWNEALFEVLGGAWPDEGVALPVKIDHRVALVFYGDNEPDDLPVGSTMALEKKLAAVATSLVKSRG, from the coding sequence GTGGCGCTGGCCGGCAAGCTCGAGGACGTGCAACCTGCCGAGATCCTCCAGTTCCTGGCGATGTCCGAGAAGACGGGCAAGCTGACCTTCACCACCGGCACCGAGGAGGGCCTGATCGTCTTCCGGAGGGGCCGGATTGTCTACGCCGCGTCGAGCTCGGTGCGCGAGACCTTCGGCAGCATCGCGATCGGCTTCGGACTGGTCGATCCCGGTCAGCTGAACCAGGCCCTGCTGCTGCAGCACCGGTCGCGCATCGACAAGCGCCTGGGCTCGATCCTGGTCGAGCTCGGTGTCCTGACGACGGACGACCTCCAGCGGGTGCTCCAGCACCAGGTGATGCAGGTGCTGCACGAGATGTTCGCCTGGGACCATGGCTTCTTCAGGTTCCGCAGCCTCGAGCTCGAGGACTCGGGCGAGGTCGAGGTCGACGCCCGGGACCTGCTCGTCGACACCCCGCTCGACGCCCGCAGCGTGGCGCTCGACGCGGCCCGGCTCCGCGACGAGGAGGACCGCGATGCCGGGGCGACACGGCCACGGGCCGCCGGCCGCCTCGGCAGCGTCGAGACGCCCGACCTGGAAGCTCCCCTCCACGCGTCGGTGGGCGCGCTGATGGGGGACGTCGCGGCGCCGCTGGTCACCGCCGAGGCCGTGCGGGAGATCTTCGAGGTTGCCGCCAAGGTGTTCTCGCGGGGCGTCGTCCTCGCCGTTCACGGCCACAGCATGCGCGGCCTGGCCCAGTTCGGCCTGGCCGACGGCGACGACCCGCCGAGCCAGCGGGTGCGCCGGCTGTGGCTCCCGGTCGACGGCCCGTCGGTGGCCGCTCACGTGGTCGCCACCGGCGACGCATTCCGCGGCGCGCCCGAGCGGAACCGCTGGAACGAGGCGCTGTTCGAGGTGCTCGGTGGCGCGTGGCCGGACGAGGGTGTGGCCCTGCCGGTCAAGATCGACCACCGGGTGGCGCTGGTGTTTTACGGCGACAACGAGCCGGATGACCTGCCGGTGGGCTCCACCATGGCGCTGGAGAAGAAGCTCGCAGCGGTGGCCACATCGCTGGTCAAGAGCAGGGGGTAG
- a CDS encoding TenA family protein has translation MALRPLSERLWQENRDLALACLEHPFIRRLSDGTLPAEVFGRYVAQDVHYLEAFFRAYALAAARCEGRHRAAVAIHRLMGGVLQELEMHACHAEALDLDLGAVTPHPATTAYIELLLGVAWHGGLGETIAVMTPCMRLYAFLGSELAVMRRPGHPYREWIDAYAGPEAAELAGTLEGLLDELAEDGPEIHRLYRRAMECELAFFAAPFDVPDTAPGY, from the coding sequence ATGGCCCTTCGCCCGCTTTCCGAGCGGCTGTGGCAGGAGAACCGGGACCTCGCACTGGCCTGCCTCGAGCACCCGTTCATCCGCCGCTTGAGCGACGGCACCCTGCCGGCCGAGGTCTTCGGCCGCTACGTCGCCCAGGACGTCCACTACCTGGAGGCCTTCTTCAGGGCGTACGCGCTGGCGGCCGCGCGCTGCGAAGGGCGGCACCGGGCGGCGGTCGCCATCCACCGCCTCATGGGCGGAGTGCTGCAGGAGCTCGAGATGCACGCCTGCCACGCCGAGGCGCTCGACCTTGATCTCGGCGCGGTGACGCCGCACCCGGCCACCACGGCCTACATCGAGCTGCTGCTCGGGGTGGCGTGGCACGGTGGGCTGGGCGAAACGATCGCGGTGATGACCCCGTGCATGCGTCTCTACGCCTTTCTCGGCAGCGAGCTCGCCGTCATGCGGCGGCCCGGCCATCCCTATCGGGAGTGGATTGACGCCTACGCGGGACCGGAGGCCGCCGAGCTCGCCGGCACGCTGGAAGGGCTGCTCGACGAGCTCGCCGAGGACGGCCCAGAGATCCACCGGCTCTACCGCCGGGCAATGGAGTGCGAGCTCGCGTTCTTCGCTGCGCCGTTCGACGTGCCGGACACCGCCCCCGGATACTGA